One Actinomycetota bacterium DNA segment encodes these proteins:
- a CDS encoding DUF3039 domain-containing protein, translated as MWNLIVVFTWFNKYVTEYIGDTNTLTEERTDLRTDSGDHERFAHYVRKEKIVESAVTGAPVVALCGKVWTPTRDPKKFPVCPDCKEIYETLPSNSL; from the coding sequence ATGTGGAATCTGATAGTGGTCTTTACATGGTTTAATAAATATGTGACCGAATACATTGGCGATACCAATACTCTGACCGAAGAGCGTACTGACCTTCGTACGGATAGTGGCGATCACGAACGGTTTGCCCACTATGTTCGCAAGGAGAAGATTGTCGAGAGCGCAGTAACCGGAGCACCTGTTGTGGCACTGTGTGGCAAAGTCTGGACGCCGACCCGAGACCCTAAGAAGTTCCCAGTCTGCCCAGATTGCAAAGAAATTTACGAGACACTTCCTTCCAACAGTCTGTGA
- a CDS encoding DUF2017 domain-containing protein, whose product MDYGQRWQRMAMFSRSGNQVLLELEEIEVELLNSLIGQLLELLHDPEESEHIDPLAQLVGLNGPTVISEDPVLARLFPDAYPDDENNSADFRRFTQPDLQRQKQQNAHLVRDSLKGFPGEHQVTDELLSPWLLTINDLRLALGTRIGLQNETEVQLNDDTLTPIFGIYDWLSGLQSSLVEVLVE is encoded by the coding sequence ATGGACTATGGGCAACGATGGCAAAGGATGGCGATGTTTAGTCGCTCAGGCAACCAGGTCTTGCTGGAACTAGAAGAAATTGAAGTTGAGTTACTCAATAGCCTCATTGGTCAATTATTGGAGCTTCTCCACGACCCAGAGGAGAGCGAACACATTGATCCACTGGCCCAACTAGTCGGACTAAATGGGCCCACGGTGATTTCTGAAGATCCGGTGCTGGCCAGACTTTTTCCAGATGCCTATCCAGACGATGAGAATAATTCGGCAGACTTTAGACGGTTCACTCAGCCGGACCTGCAACGTCAGAAACAACAAAATGCTCACCTGGTGCGCGATAGTCTCAAGGGCTTCCCCGGCGAGCACCAGGTAACAGATGAACTATTATCGCCATGGCTGTTAACAATCAATGATTTACGGCTTGCGCTAGGCACCAGAATTGGGTTGCAGAATGAAACCGAAGTGCAACTCAATGACGATACGCTAACCCCTATTTTCGGTATCTACGACTGGCTTAGCGGTTTACAAAGTTCGTTAGTTGAAGTTTTAGTCGAATAA
- a CDS encoding xanthorhodopsin, translated as MNGLFDVSTLDAGHFNAVYNVLSFGFASMLATTIYLYISQARVLPKYRQAIVISGTVTLIALYHYWRIFDSFVAAHADKTIEFNEAYRYVDWLLTVPLLLMETIAVLNLPKGERKSLISRLVPASAFMIILGYPGEIATDNGPKMMWGALSTLPFLYILYILFVELTKSLESQPSEVADTVKRLRLLLIATWGVYPISFLLPVIMGDSAGGASAFVGRQVGYTVADVLAKCLFGLTIYKIARLKSAADDAAYASAEGMH; from the coding sequence CGCTGGCCATTTCAACGCTGTCTACAACGTATTGTCATTCGGCTTTGCAAGCATGCTAGCCACGACAATCTACTTATACATCAGCCAGGCTCGGGTACTTCCTAAGTACCGTCAGGCAATCGTAATCTCGGGAACCGTAACTTTGATTGCGCTATATCACTACTGGCGAATCTTTGATTCATTCGTAGCTGCGCACGCTGATAAGACAATCGAATTCAACGAGGCATACCGCTACGTTGACTGGTTGCTAACTGTTCCACTGCTATTGATGGAAACCATTGCAGTACTTAACTTGCCAAAGGGCGAGCGCAAGTCGTTGATTAGCCGCTTGGTTCCAGCATCAGCATTCATGATTATCTTGGGTTACCCAGGTGAAATCGCTACGGATAACGGTCCAAAGATGATGTGGGGTGCACTTTCAACACTCCCATTCCTCTACATTCTCTACATCTTGTTCGTAGAACTAACCAAGTCACTAGAATCACAGCCATCAGAGGTCGCCGACACTGTAAAGCGTCTACGCCTTCTTTTGATCGCAACTTGGGGCGTTTACCCAATTTCTTTCTTGCTTCCAGTGATCATGGGAGACTCAGCAGGTGGCGCTAGCGCATTCGTAGGTCGTCAGGTTGGCTACACCGTAGCTGACGTGTTGGCTAAGTGTCTGTTTGGTCTAACCATTTACAAGATTGCTCGCCTGAAGAGCGCTGCAGATGATGCTGCATACGCTTCAGCAGAAGGCATGCACTAA
- a CDS encoding ATP-binding protein produces MTFHACQTAKANGFIKKLEDWTFSPEPAAVHEAWNMVSALLVESGIPATHETRVVVDELAANAIVHAKTEFKLVLEIWQDGLRVIVQDRSKLKPRLSYPDPLAESGRGLFLLNDVAQDWGYHLTEDGKCIWANVALAS; encoded by the coding sequence GTGACTTTTCATGCCTGCCAAACTGCCAAGGCAAATGGCTTTATCAAAAAGCTTGAGGACTGGACGTTTTCACCAGAGCCTGCTGCTGTACATGAGGCATGGAATATGGTGTCTGCGCTACTTGTAGAATCCGGTATCCCTGCTACTCATGAGACTCGAGTGGTCGTAGATGAATTGGCAGCGAATGCTATCGTGCACGCCAAGACGGAGTTCAAGTTAGTGCTTGAAATTTGGCAGGATGGCTTGCGAGTGATTGTTCAGGACCGCTCAAAATTGAAGCCAAGGCTTAGTTACCCCGATCCGCTTGCCGAAAGTGGTCGGGGCTTATTTTTGCTTAATGACGTTGCCCAAGATTGGGGATATCACCTCACCGAGGATGGAAAGTGCATCTGGGCGAATGTAGCCCTCGCTAGTTAA
- a CDS encoding DUF805 domain-containing protein — protein MRPTFKGRIAMSEEIPPPHPDGSALNFYNPSLDPGKAPKSVGFRESVARAFTQFLKFSGRASRSEYWWYFFFLLLSQTLYACLLGLLQRNYSSLAHIGAGLTGVIPVLLVIPLIALATRRIQDTGRSPKFVFGFVAGIFLLAPIVASIFFVVVVSTENAFASQVILTLVSAAMAVPAIYLLVTTLRPGTAGANAYGPGKQ, from the coding sequence ATGAGACCCACATTTAAAGGCAGAATTGCTATGAGCGAAGAAATCCCGCCTCCACATCCTGACGGTTCCGCTTTAAACTTCTACAACCCGAGCCTTGATCCAGGCAAGGCACCAAAAAGTGTGGGCTTCAGGGAGTCGGTTGCCAGAGCGTTTACCCAATTCCTAAAGTTTTCCGGCCGAGCTAGTCGTAGTGAGTACTGGTGGTATTTCTTTTTTCTCTTGCTTAGCCAAACACTGTATGCATGTTTGTTAGGACTCCTACAGCGCAATTACAGTTCATTGGCTCATATCGGAGCAGGGTTAACTGGCGTAATCCCGGTTCTGCTGGTTATCCCGTTAATTGCTCTGGCTACCCGTCGAATCCAAGACACTGGACGTTCACCTAAGTTTGTTTTTGGCTTCGTAGCCGGAATTTTCTTACTCGCACCGATTGTTGCATCAATCTTTTTTGTGGTGGTTGTATCCACCGAGAACGCTTTTGCCTCCCAAGTAATTCTTACGCTCGTCTCAGCAGCGATGGCTGTTCCAGCAATTTATTTATTGGTGACAACCTTGCGCCCGGGTACGGCTGGAGCTAACGCATATGGCCCTGGTAAGCAGTAA
- a CDS encoding VOC family protein: MNWRKTDAFWGTVFNSSDPQAHAQFYSQLLGWDIHTDTPNWVTVVTSAKNIYLGFQRQEEQPIARPVWPAQPGAQQMLNHLDLEVTDLEYAVASAIELGATLAQHQPQTDVRVMVDPEGHHFCFYVDDGAN, translated from the coding sequence ATGAACTGGCGCAAAACAGACGCGTTCTGGGGAACTGTTTTCAATTCCAGCGATCCGCAAGCGCATGCTCAGTTCTATTCTCAGTTACTTGGCTGGGACATTCACACAGATACTCCAAATTGGGTGACCGTGGTAACGTCAGCCAAAAATATCTACCTAGGCTTTCAGCGGCAAGAAGAACAACCGATTGCCAGGCCTGTGTGGCCGGCGCAACCAGGCGCACAACAGATGCTGAATCATCTAGATCTTGAAGTAACAGACTTGGAATATGCTGTTGCATCTGCCATTGAATTAGGTGCAACTTTAGCCCAGCACCAGCCTCAAACAGATGTGCGCGTGATGGTGGACCCAGAGGGACATCATTTCTGCTTTTATGTAGATGATGGCGCGAATTAG
- the clpS gene encoding ATP-dependent Clp protease adapter ClpS, which produces MSVAPVEVTDSQTKIANPWITVVWNDPINLMSYVTYVFQTYFGYSKARAEQLMLQVHNAGRAVVSAGSREEMERDVTAMHSYGLWATMAKDGDV; this is translated from the coding sequence GTGAGCGTAGCCCCCGTTGAAGTCACTGATTCGCAAACCAAAATAGCTAATCCCTGGATCACTGTGGTTTGGAATGACCCAATCAATTTGATGAGTTATGTTACCTATGTTTTTCAAACCTACTTTGGTTATTCGAAAGCCAGAGCCGAACAACTCATGCTGCAAGTACACAATGCCGGCCGGGCGGTAGTCAGCGCTGGTAGCCGAGAGGAAATGGAACGCGACGTGACTGCCATGCACTCGTATGGACTATGGGCAACGATGGCAAAGGATGGCGATGTTTAG